In Henningerozyma blattae CBS 6284 chromosome 6, complete genome, the following are encoded in one genomic region:
- the COG3 gene encoding Golgi transport complex subunit COG3 (similar to Saccharomyces cerevisiae COG3 (YER157W); ancestral locus Anc_8.210), giving the protein MPRARRDSLVQSIASASNTGTTKTQTLPGLLEDSYLLDQLQKLSLVIDNKDWNTIEENEVSSITAESSTTDEKAYSEPNKNHSNKYSAYTTYLEQLDSNIYNYNLVLNQTILVENQLTSIIDKFNDVKTDTTNFIEIINNVNNEYSKLNKINQDIPAILNHFEILEPIMRRLKNSSSSLKIVQRDSFKTMLKNIESSLVFLELNKNFKDYEIYRIKFKQCLIRCIELITNYSVTLLKNNFNEINLKLSKKDINSVTKDALFYNKFSIISLNFNDQIKEIFQRLQNPNLERYFDEISSLLNQCFDNYFQLRHKLLSTVIYDFLSESYKDSNINLVKFIQSYKTFFQQLCNDEFNLFIKFFPLNDISKLKINQWFIHKLCDPLYDNCRIKILKEVDIPTLCDSISLFTQYYEFEEGSDEYNKKFQNIKFDKIFEQILNKIQTRLILRTQIYIENFIINYKPTLDNFTITHNAHNNSSKNTSILKDPLVKLYLNNLKSNNLRSNTNTSMGLKNERIVSAGNNSTNDDENTVLLEEKISSYYPPLIMSLALLSKIYEMVNSIVFDDLAHHIVHDCIVSLRKAFNFLQNITANKKDIDQLDIKLSMLRNLLMLRDQIQNFNIEYTVNETYLDFSGVEEFFNSFSSNNTNHNNLSESQNNSGTNLKSFNNNSKSTSNTNLKHNDSSVSMLTMARDLVPKVVNNMVDARTELINELRVVIKDFTDSCTHDIIKDSFTLTKLADTTFNSMTLQKNVETTLPIIFEKICKYIDDNDIVINLMDAIQLVLIQSYNEFFELITSKAENNQIDKSKITEIMDSDVFFEFVNTINSKLTNSNI; this is encoded by the coding sequence ATGCCTCGCGCTCGAAGAGACTCCTTGGTTCAGAGTATTGCAAGTGCTAGCAATACTGGAACAACAAAGACTCAAACTTTGCCAGGCTTGTTAGAAGATAGTTATCTGTTGgatcaattacaaaaattatccttagttattgataataaagattgGAATactattgaagaaaatgaagtaTCCTCCATTACAGCAGAATCATCAACTACAGATGAAAAAGCTTACTCAGAGCctaataaaaatcattcaaataaGTATTCTGCTTATACTACTTACTTAGAACAACTAGATTCTAATATTTACAACTATAATTTAGTATTAAATCAAACTATTTTAGttgaaaatcaattaacttcaattattgataaattcaatGATGTAAAGACAGATACAACCAACTTCATTGAGATAATAAACAATGTTAACAATGAGTactcaaaattaaataaaattaatcaagATATTCCTGCCattttgaatcattttGAGATTTTAGAACCAATTATGAGAcgattaaaaaattcttcatcatcattaaagATTGTTCAAAGGGattcatttaaaacaatGCTAAAGAACATTGAAAGCTCATTAGTCTTTTTAGAATTgaacaaaaattttaaagattatgAAATCTATAGAATAAAGTTTAAACAATGCTTAATTAGATGTATTGAATTGATTACTAATTACTCAGTTACCcttttaaagaataacttcaatgaaattaatttaaaactcTCCAAAAAGGATATTAATTCTGTTACAAAAGACGCtttgttttataataaattttcaattatatcTCTAAACTTTAATGACCAAatcaaagaaatttttcagaGACTACAAAATCCAAATTTAGAAAGATATTTTGATGAAATCTCTTCTTTATTGAATCAATGCTTcgataattattttcaacttcgtcataaattattatcgaCTGTTATATATGACTTCTTATCAGAGAGCTACAAAGATTCCAACATTAATCTGgttaaatttattcaaagTTACAAGACTTTCTTCCAACAACTTTGtaatgatgaatttaatttatttattaaattctttccattgaatgatatttcaaaactaaaaattaatcaatgGTTTATTCATAAATTATGTGATCCATTATATGACAATTGcagaattaaaatattgaaagagGTTGATATACCAACACTATGTGATTCTATTTCTTTGTTTACTCAGTAttatgaatttgaagaaggCTCTGATGAgtacaataaaaaatttcagaatattaaatttgataaaattttcgaacaaattttaaacaaaatcCAAACTAGATTAATTCTAAGAACTCAAatttatattgaaaatttcattatcaattataaaCCAACTTTGGataattttacaattacTCACAATGCACATAATAATAGTTCTAAAAATACTAGCATTTTAAAAGATCCTTTggttaaattatatttaaataacttaaaatcaaataatttaagaTCAAATACCAATACTTCGATGGGTTTAAAGAATGAACGTATTGTATCTGCTGGAAATAATAGTAcgaatgatgatgaaaatactGTCTTAttggaagaaaaaatctCCTCTTATTATCCTCCATTAATTATGTCTCTAgctttattatcaaaaatttatGAAATGGTAAATTCGATTGTTTTTGACGATCTAGCTCATCATATTGTCCATGATTGTATTGTATCATTAAGAAAAGCTTTCAACTTTTTGCAAAATATTACTGCCAATAAAAAGGATATAGATCAAttagatattaaattatcaatgttaagaaatttattaatgctGCGTGATCAAATTCagaattttaatattgagTATACTGTTAATGAGACTTATTTGGATTTCTCAGGGGTTGAAGAGttctttaattcatttagtAGCAATAATACTAACCATAATAACTTAAGCGAATCACAAAATAACAGCGGTACtaatttgaaatcatttaataataatagtaaatcaacttcaaatacaaatttgAAACATAACGATTCTTCAGTTTCTATGCTAACAATGGCGAGAGATTTGGTTCCAAAGGTTGTAAATAACATGGTAGATGCACGTACCGAACTTATCAACGAATTACGTGTAGTTATTAAAGACTTTACCGATTCATGCACtcatgatattattaaggATTCATTTACACTAACAAAATTGGCAGATACAACGTTTAATAGTATGACTTTACAAAAGAATGTTGAAACTACTTTACctataatttttgaaaagatttGTAAATAcattgatgataatgatattgtaataaatttaatggaCGCTATTCAATTAGTTTTGATACAAAGCTATAACGAATTCTTTGAATTAATAACCTCTAAAGCggaaaataatcaaattgataaatctaAAATAACAGAGATAATGGATAGTGatgtattttttgaatttgtaaacacaatcaattcaaaattaactAATAGCAATAtctaa
- the PDC2 gene encoding Pdc2p (similar to Saccharomyces cerevisiae PDC2 (YDR081C); ancestral locus Anc_8.213): MLSIEQRYNICLMAERHPKWKQLELAKWAYETFQLPSIPSQGTISRVLAKQDVYMNCKDHERESNIIRKQNNILVRRVLREWVNQSIWNGIPITSLIIQHTAQAIWHRIPSEFREHNGSFSHRWINTFLSKMGINPNNLDNELPKTPKIWTFEDRYILKEFFAKVPQQDLFTLDETFLAYNLPLDYAQYETNCIQRKIEVLTVMLCCNLDGSEKLPPLVIGKYNNYKSFKNFFRKNNNTSNNNNTNNKNGNEKLCSSTNLNSNSTSQNNALLGEQLASKFNIKYQSNRKAWLTSSIFHDWLVRWDKRLVADNRKIWIVLDDSCSHRIVNLSLKNIRMVYTSSNSKFLPFNWGVLDDFKTCYRIQQYQALIELQNRLERRTGKKFLISFEQSQLTMANAFKFIKKSWDSISPERIKANWKSSSILPFELIKITNDKEISMAFKKNTHLELQLNDLCRNYYCVKHWEYDLLLDLNIENKNTNFLSTDELIESAIIDMNEPGFNSPTENSGANIPSNSSSTNNLVNMITNSSSNEKPNDIKTNKNINLESSIVPSNELSVDIKNSPNDNASTVSTINPLPINNNVQSIPTVKPESDSNNFTNQLDLNSTPKLEVTNLDGLLNGDFTQEALDRIFTVSALIDGPNVCLDKDGEFDLKNVGLSSSIPPSDFFTEVFTPNLDGQLESTTNTTQNSNPNSSSPAGSHAQSLTHSNLSPPLSQDKIISRNTTPMTAVAASSTTNTIPLTTSMSQNLSSNLGNPLSQFPTPNVNINGMSTTPGSASSVQTNHSTNSNSNRPPPLQNINQQPILQTTGPTNNNIIPPNNLTNISENSNAGNSTNFLPNLNNLSIPELDQILQSSDFPSTTTESNNMINNAPNTGSVNNHTINNNIGSSNAASQFPDPSRINIQNNIIPTSTTDSNINILNNEILTNNNQNDTASYLGCQINIANTLGSVLQHLSANDILFSDATINELRTQYINVLEKIEKIKQQFNNQKVRRGQVYLESLLATATTDGIDKNILNITDKSNLNWLNPSLTQNNIPNSNTTSNPSIVTPDMVNPAYTANAKMSTSSQSPGYRNDSNPTIRGLNNSNTNNSIDSNPYGRSNSNPPYL, translated from the coding sequence ATGCTATCTATTGAACAACgttataatatttgtttgaTGGCTGAACGCCATCCCAAGTGGAAACAATTAGAGTTAGCCAAGTGGGCCTATGAGACTTTCCAATTGCCATCGATTCCTTCCCAAGGGACTATATCTCGTGTATTAGCCAAGCAAGACGTTTATATGAATTGTAAAGATCACGAAAGGGAGTCGAATATAATTCGTAAGCAAAATAACATTTTGGTAAGACGAGTCTTAAGAGAATGGGTCAATCAAAGTATTTGGAATGGGATACCCATTACGTCTTTAATTATTCAACATACAGCTCAAGCAATTTGGCATAGAATCCCATCCGAATTCAGGGAACACAATGGCTCATTTAGTCATAGGTGGATTAACACGTTTCTGTCGAAAATGGGCATCaatccaaataatttagacAATGAATTACCAAAGACCCCCAAGATTTGGACTTTTGAAGATAGATATATCTTAAAAGAGTTTTTTGCCAAAGTTCCGCAGCAGGATTTATTCACTTTAGATGAAACATTTTTGGCCTACAATTTACCATTAGATTACGCACAATATGAAACTAATTGtattcaaagaaaaatcgAAGTCTTAACCGTAATGCTTTGTTGTAATTTGGATGGTAGTGAAAAATTACCACCCTTAGttattggaaaatataataattataaaagctttaagaatttctttaggaaaaacaataatacttcaaacaataataatacaaataataaaaacgGGAATGAAAAACTTTGCTCTTCcacaaatttaaattcaaactcCACTTCGCAAAATAATGCCTTGTTAGGCGAACAATTAGcttcaaaatttaacaTTAAATATCAAAGTAATAGAAAAGCTTGGCTGACAAGTAGTATTTTCCATGATTGGCTTGTTAGATGGGATAAGAGATTAGTAGCagataatagaaaaatatggATCGTTTTGGATGATTCATGCTCACATAGAATtgttaatttatctttgaaaaatatcagaATGGTTTATACAAGCtcaaattctaaattctTACCTTTTAATTGGGGGGTATTAGatgattttaaaacttgCTATAGAATTCAACAATATCAAGCTTTGATCGAATTACAAAATAGACTAGAGAGAAGGACTGGTAAAAAATTCCTAATTAGTTTTGAACAAAGTCAGTTGACAATGGCAAAtgcatttaaatttattaaaaaatcttgGGATTCAATTTCTCCCGAAAGAATTAAAGCAAATTGGAAAAGTTCTAGCATTCTACCATtcgaattaattaaaataacgAATGACAAGGAGATTAGTATGGCcttcaagaaaaatactCATTTGgaattacaattaaatgatttgtgccgtaattattattgtgtAAAACATTGGGAATacgatttattattagatttaaatattgaaaataaaaatacaaattttttaagtactgatgaattaattgaaagtGCGATCATTGACATGAATGAGCCAGGGTTTAATTCACCAACTGAAAATTCAGGCGCCAATATTCCTAGTAATTCAAGTAGTACCAACAACTTAGTAAATATGATAACAAACTCAAGttcaaatgaaaaaccGAATGACATTAAAACCAATAAAAACATAAACTTAGAGTCATCAATTGTCCCTTCGAATGAGTTGAGTGTAGATATCAAAAATAGCCCCAATGATAATGCAAGTACTGTGTCTACAATCAATCCATTAcctattaataataacgtCCAAAGTATACCCACAGTTAAACCGGAATctgattcaaataattttaccaATCAATTAGATCTAAATTCAACCCCAAAATTAGAAGTTACAAATTTGGATGGGTTATTAAATGGCGATTTTACACAAGAAGCCCTAGATAGGATTTTTACAGTTAGTGCGTTGATCGATGGCCCAAATGTTTGTTTAGATAAAGATGGCGAATTTGATCTAAAGAATGTTGGGCTAAGTAGTTCTATTCCTCCTTCTGACTTTTTTACTGAAGTTTTCACTCCAAATTTAGACGGACAGTTAGAAAGTACTACAAATACAACCCAAAATTCAAACCCTAATAGTTCCTCTCCTGCAGGTTCTCATGCACAATCACTAACACATTCCAATTTATCACCACCACTTTCACAAGATAAGATCATATCGAGAAACACAACTCCAATGACAGCAGTAGCTGCATCATCTACTACCAATACTATTCCACTTACAACTTCTATGTCACAAAATCTATCAAGCAACTTAGGAAATCCGTTATCCCAATTTCCAACTCCAaatgtaaatataaatgGGATGTCTACTACGCCTGGATCTGCTAGTTCTGTGCAAACAAATCATAGCACAAATAGTAACTCTAATAGGCCGCCAccattacaaaatataaatcaacAGCCCATACTTCAAACCACTGGGcctacaaataataacattattCCTCCTAACAATTTAACAAACATCTCAGAAAATAGTAACGCGGGAAATTCCACGAATTTCTTAcctaatttaaataatttatcaattccAGAGCTAGATCAAATTTTACAATCATCAGATTTCCCTTCAACTACTACtgaatcaaataatatgatCAACAATGCTCCTAATACAGGTTCAGTGAATAATCACACcataaacaataatatagGATCTTCTAATGCTGCTTCTCAGTTCCCAGATCCAAGTAGAATTAAcatacaaaataatataataccTACATCCACAActgattcaaatattaatatcttaaataatgaaattcttACCAATAACAACCAGAATGATACGGCTTCTTACTTAGGCTgccaaataaatattgcAAATACTCTTGGCTCTGTTTTACAACATTTATCCGCCAAcgatattttattttctgatGCAACAATTAACGAGCTTAGAACTCAATACATTAAtgtattagaaaaaatcgaaaaaattaagcaacaatttaataatcaaaaagTAAGACGTGGTCAGGTCTATTTAGAAAGTTTACTAGCAACTGCCACTACTGATggaattgataaaaatattttaaatatcacTGATAAATCGAACTTAAATTGGCTGAATCCCTCCTTAACTCAAAACAATATACCTAATTCCAATACTACTAGCAATCCCTCTATCGTTACTCCTGACATGGTTAATCCTGCATATACAGCCAATGCAAAAATGTCTACTTCATCACAGAGTCCTGGCTATAGAAACGACAGTAATCCTACCATTAGGGGCTTaaacaattcaaatacCAATAACAGTATCGATTCTAACCCTTATGGTAGATCAAACAGTAATCCTCCATACTTatag
- the TBLA0F03690 gene encoding uncharacterized protein (similar to Saccharomyces cerevisiae STN1 (YDR082W); ancestral locus Anc_8.214), translating into MSYCCQGFFIKLRKDSFPIFQRLRGKVSVRSRFFFYLNNPIKYLKIVGIVVGFKYIYKSNKDCLILYIDDSTNSNDPLVSCISVASLKSQLGFKLVSPSKQLVGKTIEIVGTINSLLNGADKLIQFNISTFNFGDSFLLELNHWKSIIEFKESIGIWIIDEKLLLDEKLIFSNIEKMHHEKNLNCIDQIELDAIKNQINIASPYFKTLSYDIKAQNNHSNEMHDHHAIETIDSNEGTGEKSQIIFNQPIRNPFQHHILSSNYSRVNRSRKQDIFLHSSQETKSVSIGVRPIVLDTNPSVEEREGQLLSNEQNIEVVSIESSPIRETHSTPESLMPTQVDSPLLFPITSQKQMKLKLIEEFLKLRDLKNLESASSQLLNYSSIKDLISYYTSFQSQTMELSSPTKRINIRKNLDIFLQSLVKDNLIFKKNEIKNDGQPIFNFKNLFQVYETLEKRINFFIRLNNHTFNILPIKNLKPITIIQLYKLIIKSIQTKNENIKSWYIDQGQSNNNDTVASVVHIQYFNDIK; encoded by the coding sequence ATGTCCTATTGCTGTCAGggattttttatcaaattacGAAAGGATTCTTTCCCTATATTCCAACGTCTACGTGGAAAGGTCTCGGTTAGatcaagattttttttctatctaaataatccaattaaatatttgaagataGTGGGTATAGTAGTTGGctttaaatatatctataaatCAAACAAGGACTGTTTGATTCTTTATATCGATGACTCTACAAACTCGAATGATCCTTTGGTATCTTGCATTTCAGTGGCTTCATTAAAATCACAATTAGGTTTTAAACTTGTGTCACCTTCCAAGCAATTAGTCGGTAAAACTATTGAGATAGTTGGAACAATTAATAGTTTATTAAATGGAGCAGACAAGTTGattcaatttaatatttctacaTTCAACTTTGGTGATTCATTTCTTCTAGAACTGAATCATTGGAAATCCATcattgaatttaaagaatcaaTTGGTATTTGGATTATTGATGAAAAGCTATTACtagatgaaaaattaatattcagTAATATCGAAAAGATGCAtcatgaaaaaaatttaaactgTATTGATCAAATTGAATTAGATGCTATAAAAAATCAGATAAATATTGCAAGTCCCTATTTTAAGACATTATCATATGATATAAAAGCACAAAATAACCATTCTAACGAAATGCATGATCATCACGCTATTGAAACAATTGATTCAAATGAGGGGACTGGCGAAAAATCacaaatcatttttaatcaaCCAATAAGAAATCCATTCCAGCACCACATATTGTCGAGCAATTACAGTAGAGTTAACCGTTCAAGGAAacaagatatatttttgcaCTCTTCTCAAGAAACTAAATCTGTTTCTATTGGTGTTAGGCCTATAGTATTAGATACTAATCCCTCTGTAGAAGAAAGAGAAGGTCAACTTCTGTCAAATGAGCAAAATATAGAGGTTGTTTCCATTGAAAGTTCGCCTATTAGAGAGACGCACAGTACACCAGAATCCCTTATGCCCACACAGGTGGATTCTCCTTTGCTTTTTCCGATTACAAGTCAaaaacaaatgaaattaaaattaatagaagaatttttaaaacttcGAGATctaaaaaatttggaatcTGCTAGTTCTCAATtgttaaattattcaagCATTAAGGACTTGATTTCTTATTATACTTCATTTCAATCTCAAACTATGGAATTAAGCTCACCGactaaaagaattaatatacGGAAAAATCTGGATATTTTCTTGCAAAGTCTAGTTAAGGACAatcttatatttaaaaaaaatgaaattaaaaatgatggaCAACCTATTTTTaacttcaaaaatttatttcaagTTTACGAAACTTTGGAGAAACgtataaatttttttattcgaTTAAACAATCatacttttaatattttaccaataaaaaatttgaaaccCATAACAATCattcaattatataaattaatcataaaatcaattcaaacaaagaatgaaaatattaagagTTGGTATATCGATCAAGGACAATCAAACAACAATGATACTGTAGCATCAGTTGTtcatattcaatatttcaatGATATCAAATAG
- the TBLA0F03710 gene encoding uncharacterized protein (similar to Saccharomyces cerevisiae AFR1 (YDR085C) and YER158C; ancestral locus Anc_8.217), with amino-acid sequence MYATNQHLSPSVKRSNSRNSISNSSMLSNSSSFNNIPRSNSTNDLFELTSHNTNHFHYHSHLNASNRRNSLRSQTTMTKSYSHSNLNLNLNSNPKHSTPLHSNKSINLNTYPTPKKNSTSINSPISNNSNNSNTLMQNMVPSPSPSSLSNTHSLLTIPEQLFLNSTPSPQKRNKNLLIRSMINSNNSFTPPPPRLPLSASSSTTNLTTTIEGVTTSPIKHKGLRKSASLQQLRLSTLNPSASVSNYSNLPYCHIPTLPNTNPNTMRKNNNRLTSMPRSYSTNSISSNVPISRSNSITSAYSRQSVSQNNNNNNNNNNMINQSRIPRNLNSSSMSQPHMIRNNSITSSVTPPSATTRNNKTTVPVQSRISRTNSNTPLESSSSSSHISRNNTPTPLNSSSKNDNNLTAQLDAFRITRNNSITPSESAEGAKNTKLSPITSSRVSRSNNTTPVQKFFSKNETSSQLSLSRSADNTPVKSSNLNKISTSPTTTSEKPIYTPIDNFLTPVVSENNKDLNSYRFIQNRNLMNRSNSMTLPNSQPTQKQKTYFNKKNYIYQNHMNKLTPYQLQRIKMQHAFKFPNGENYTPRKQQQQYMHLSQQSLVFNNSINADADISNHSIRPLSTPVSSPVIPSTNDISFKPLNLSESSRKFKNDSSDESQASSTLHDVDSLTNNSNFKLNDDDVVGSTTPTTINSTVKVIPKDEYIIKNNIDNKRPLTRSNSKLGSFFRKFLKNDETNNEVISQTTKKTDSTSPVKSRQRKLINSIRHNSTIDLFKNNMSSTNDKDANESDTDHSINFDDEFTRLGEYIDKQTLLLDIDSDNLNTTTNTTIESFHTAFESVNISSHTIESSLAPPQRSTLRPKITNSKLASEYYHSKSFESQESDISIESEGSINNNSDITRSNSCDTSNSSDNNNNLSADNLNSSPVKKLRFNTKVDVRKTWSPLEYIRSDNSKRCAFNNNKEYIFENANHTSDSIDEVDEENHAADDSNNHIVAPTPVIPVRHPRVNLPRSHHDHNNMKKAIKLEINSYKMNEMVVHKDSHQNTHFLI; translated from the coding sequence ATGTATGCAACAAACCAACATCTTTCACCTTCAGTGAAAAGGTCTAATTCGAGAAACTCAATATCAAACTCCAGTATGTTGTCAAACTCTTCatctttcaataatattccGAGGTCGAATTCCACAAATGATTTGTTTGAACTTACAAGTCATAATACAAACCactttcattatcattctCATCTTAATGCATCAAATAGAAGAAATTCATTAAGAAGTCAAACCACTATGACTAAATCTTATTCTCATTCAAACTTAAACTTAAACTTAAATTCCAATCCAAAACATTCCACTCCATTGCATTCCAACAAATCCATCAATTTAAATACCTACCCAacaccaaaaaaaaattcaaccTCTATTAATTCTCCCATAAGCAACAATTCTAACAATTCTAATACTTTGATGCAAAATATGGTTCCATCACCATcaccatcatcattatcgaACACTCATTCGTTATTGACTATTCCAgaacaattatttttaaattcaacaCCTTCTCCACAAAAGaggaataaaaatttattaatcagATCAATGATTAATTCAAACAATTCATTTACTCCTCCTCCACCTCGTCTTCCTCTTTCtgcttcttcttcaactACTAAtttaacaacaacaattgaAGGTGTTACAACATCTCCAATAAAACATAAAGGGCTAAGAAAATCTGCTAGTTTACAACAATTGAGATTATCTACTCTAAATCCTTCTGCTTCTGTCTCCAATTATTCTAATCTACCATATTGTCATATCCCTACCTTACCAAACACAAACCCTAATACAATGaggaaaaataataatagattgACTTCTATGCCCAGAAGTTATAGTACAAACTCCATCAGTAGTAACGTTCCTATTTCTAGAAGCAATAGTATAACTTCAGCTTATAGTCGCCAATCTGTTTCtcaaaacaacaacaacaacaacaataataataatatgataaaCCAATCAAGAATTCCAAGAAATTTGAACTCTAGTTCTATGTCACAACCACATATGataagaaataattcaattactTCATCTGTAACACCACCATCTGCTACGACGAGAAACAATAAAACAACAGTACCTGTTCAATCTCGCATTTCAAGAACCAATAGTAATACTCCTCTtgaatcatcatcatcctCATCTCACatttcaagaaataatacACCAACTCCATTGAATAGTTCTTCAAAGAACGACAATAATCTTACTGCTCAATTAGATGCTTTCCGTATTACAAGAAACAATAGTATTACTCCATCAGAATCCGCTGAAGGAGCCAAAAATACTAAATTATCTCCAATTACTTCTAGCCGTGTTTCAAGaagtaataatactacTCCAGTacagaaatttttttctaaaaatgaAACTTCTAGTCAATTGTCTCTTTCAAGAAGTGCAGATAATACCCCTGTGAAAAGttctaatttaaataaaatttcaacttCCCCAACAACAACTTCTGAAAAACCAATTTATACTCCGATTGATAATTTCTTAACTCCCGTAGTCTCTGAAAATAACAAGGATTTAAATAGCTATAGATTCATTCAAAATAGAAATCTAATGAATAGATCAAATTCAATGACTTTACCAAATTCACAACCAActcaaaaacaaaagacatattttaataagaagaattatatttatcaaaatcatATGAATAAGTTAACACCTTATCAATTacaaagaattaaaatgCAACATGCTTTTAAATTTCCTAATGGAGAAAATTATACTCCAagaaaacaacaacagcagTATATGCATTTATCTCAACAATCTCttgtttttaataattcaattaatgcGGATGCAGATATAAGTAATCACAGCATTAGACCTCTATCTACTCCAGTTTCATCACCAGTTATTCCATCGACGAAtgatatatcttttaaaccATTAAACTTGTCAGAATCTAGtagaaaattcaaaaatgatTCAAGTGACGAGTCTCAAGCTTCTTCAACTTTGCATGATGTAGATTCTTTGAccaataattctaattttaaattaaatgatgacGATGTAGTAGGTTCTACTACCCCTACCACCATTAATTCCACCGTAAAAGTAATCCCTAAGgatgaatatattatcaaaaataatattgacaATAAGAGGCCTTTAACTAGATCAAATAGTAAATTAGGAAGTTTCTTTAGAAAGTTCTTAAAGAATGATGAGACAAATAATGAAGTAATTTCACAAACTACCAAAAAAACTGATTCTACTTCACCCGTTAAATCGAgacaaagaaaattaatcaattcaaTTAGACATAATTCTACTATtgatttattcaaaaataatatgtcTTCTACAAATGATAAAGATGCCAACGAAAGTGATACTGATCATTCCATTAATTTCGATGATGAGTTTACTAGATTAGGCGAATACATTGATAAACAgactttattattagatatcGATAGTGATAATTTGAACACAACTACAAATACTACTATTGAATCTTTTCATACTGCTTTTGAATCTGTAAATATTAGCTCTCATACCATTGAAAGTTCGTTAGCTCCACCTCAAAGATCTACTTTAAGACCAAAAATAACTAATTCTAAGTTAGCTAGTgaatattatcattctaaatcttttgaaaGCCAGGAAAGTGATATCAGCATCGAGAGTGAAGGAagtatcaataataatagtgaTATTACAAGAAGCAACAGTTGTGACACTAGTAATTCtagtgataataataacaacttaTCTgcagataatttaaattcctCTCCAGTCAAGAAACTAAGATTTAATACTAAAGTAGATGTTAGAAAAACTTGGTCTCCATTGGAATATATCAGAAGCGACAATTCAAAGAGATGTgcctttaataataataaagaatacatttttgaaaatgcTAATCACACAAGTGATTCTATAGATGAAgttgatgaagaaaacCATGCAGCTGATGATAGCAATAATCATATTGTCGCTCCTACTCCAGTTATTCCAGTTAGGCATCCAAGGGTTAACTTGCCTAGAAGTCATCACgatcataataatatgaaaaaagCTATTAAGTTAGAAATTAATAGTTACAAGATGAATGAAATGGTTGTCCATAAGGATAGCCACCAAAACACtcattttttgatttag